A window of the Phycisphaerae bacterium genome harbors these coding sequences:
- a CDS encoding DUF3365 domain-containing protein — MRLDLRTRVLSIAALQLVAVAVVLFVFYYFEAKDKVTQQYVEKARSVILTAESTREEMGKKWDQGIFTAAELKKWADEKQLGKVLSAVPVVTAWQAAMAKAKEGGFEFRVPKFQARNPQNEPDAFEARVLNMMHEQSLAEYYEIDKERNAIRYFRPVKLTQDCMLCHGDPKMSAEYWGNDQGLDPTGTRMENWKVGEIHGAFEIVQSLDEADAQIAASMRKAGLMVAVLIIAGSGLFFVILTRKVIRPMNAVVCSMREGAEQVDDASQQVSSAAQQVAEGATEQASSLEETSAALQELSSKTRDNADKSEQANRIADQAREAARNSDQVMAQLTTAMDGIDSSSSQISKIIKVIEEIAFQTNLLALNAAVEAARAGDHGKGFAVVAGEVRNLALRAAQAARETTTLIDASVQNAKQGTAVASAVGESLTTISSDVARIADLLDAINRGSREQASGVEQINTAVSQMNGVTQQNAAGAEESAAASEELSAQAASLMSMVDHLAGMVNGESGSRQSSKAEGRSTGSASMTDATRARPNGSAPRQTGSARTGATFEQHAFSGEASLSDF, encoded by the coding sequence ATGCGTCTGGACCTTCGTACCCGCGTCTTGTCCATCGCCGCCCTTCAGCTCGTGGCGGTTGCCGTCGTGCTCTTCGTTTTCTACTACTTTGAGGCGAAGGACAAGGTCACGCAACAGTACGTCGAGAAGGCCCGCAGTGTGATCCTGACGGCCGAGTCGACCCGTGAGGAAATGGGAAAGAAGTGGGATCAGGGCATCTTCACGGCTGCGGAACTCAAGAAGTGGGCGGATGAAAAACAGCTGGGCAAGGTTCTCAGCGCCGTTCCGGTGGTCACCGCCTGGCAAGCCGCCATGGCCAAAGCCAAGGAGGGTGGGTTCGAATTCCGTGTACCGAAGTTTCAGGCCCGAAATCCGCAAAACGAGCCGGACGCGTTCGAGGCTCGCGTGTTGAACATGATGCATGAGCAATCGTTGGCCGAATACTACGAGATCGACAAGGAGCGGAACGCGATTCGTTACTTCCGCCCCGTGAAGCTCACGCAGGACTGCATGCTTTGCCACGGCGATCCCAAGATGTCGGCGGAATACTGGGGAAACGACCAGGGGCTCGACCCCACGGGCACCCGGATGGAAAACTGGAAGGTCGGTGAGATCCACGGCGCTTTCGAGATTGTCCAGTCATTGGATGAAGCCGACGCACAGATCGCCGCATCGATGCGAAAGGCCGGCTTGATGGTCGCCGTGTTGATCATTGCCGGATCGGGGCTGTTCTTCGTCATCCTGACGCGCAAGGTGATCAGACCCATGAATGCCGTGGTGTGCAGCATGCGCGAGGGAGCCGAGCAGGTCGACGATGCTTCGCAGCAGGTTTCTTCCGCCGCACAACAGGTCGCGGAGGGCGCCACGGAACAAGCGTCGTCCCTGGAAGAGACGTCGGCCGCGCTTCAGGAACTCTCCTCGAAGACGCGCGACAACGCTGATAAGTCGGAACAAGCGAACCGGATTGCCGATCAGGCCCGTGAGGCCGCCCGAAACAGCGACCAGGTCATGGCCCAGTTGACCACGGCCATGGACGGGATTGACAGCTCGTCCTCGCAGATCAGCAAGATCATCAAGGTGATCGAGGAAATCGCATTCCAGACCAACTTGCTGGCGCTGAACGCTGCGGTCGAGGCGGCTCGCGCCGGCGACCACGGCAAGGGTTTCGCCGTCGTGGCGGGCGAAGTGCGGAATCTCGCTCTCCGGGCTGCACAGGCGGCCCGCGAGACGACAACCTTGATCGACGCGTCCGTTCAGAATGCCAAGCAGGGAACGGCCGTGGCTTCCGCCGTCGGAGAGTCCCTCACGACGATCAGCTCGGACGTAGCGCGCATCGCGGATCTGCTGGATGCAATCAACCGCGGTTCCCGGGAGCAGGCGTCGGGCGTGGAGCAGATCAACACAGCGGTTTCGCAGATGAACGGCGTGACCCAGCAGAATGCCGCGGGAGCCGAGGAATCGGCCGCGGCCTCTGAAGAGCTCAGCGCTCAGGCGGCCAGCTTGATGTCCATGGTGGATCACCTGGCCGGCATGGTGAACGGCGAATCCGGTAGCAGGCAATCGTCGAAGGCCGAGGGCCGATCAACCGGGAGCGCTTCGATGACGGATGCAACAAGGGCCCGACCGAACGGTTCCGCTCCGCGCCAGACCGGCAGTGCACGAACTGGAGCGACGTTCGAGCAACACGCGTTTTCCGGCGAAGCGTCCCTGAGTGATTTCTGA
- a CDS encoding YjbQ family protein, whose translation MKSHRKELVFNTPGRRAFINITSQVQAAVDESGVQEGLCLVNPMHITASVFINDDEHGLHQDYEAWLERLAPHAPIEQYQHNRTGEDNADAHLKRQVMGREVVVAITGGALDFGRWEQIFYGEFDGRRPKRVLIKIIGA comes from the coding sequence ATGAAGTCTCACCGAAAAGAACTTGTCTTTAATACGCCCGGCCGCCGGGCGTTTATCAACATCACGTCGCAGGTTCAGGCCGCAGTGGATGAAAGCGGTGTCCAGGAAGGTCTTTGCCTGGTCAACCCGATGCACATTACGGCCAGCGTGTTCATCAACGATGACGAGCACGGTTTGCATCAGGACTACGAAGCGTGGCTGGAGCGACTCGCCCCGCACGCGCCCATCGAGCAGTATCAGCACAATCGCACCGGCGAGGACAATGCGGACGCCCATCTCAAACGTCAGGTCATGGGACGGGAAGTCGTCGTGGCGATCACGGGCGGCGCGCTGGATTTCGGGCGCTGGGAACAGATCTTCTACGGCGAGTTCGACGGCAGGCGGCCCAAGCGCGTGCTGATCAAGATCATCGGAGCGTAG
- a CDS encoding sugar phosphate isomerase/epimerase → MRADRVGVDLDDLRLPLKTAMAAASELDLRSVEFATVRGELAPRNLSSSGRRHLAKLARDVGLSIEALTADLPGLRFHDPETVDERITRTCEVIELAAEMRVPVVTAVVGSLGKGESPGAEAMVLQALQQVGGVADARGVTFAIRPARDGADEVATLLKRLGCPSVRVGLDPAALVMHGMNPLKIIEWAARDIALLHARDATAGRVDRPGHESPLGEGEVDLAGVMACLAAADYGGPMIIRRTQSANPRNDIARASAIVRGLLPSGA, encoded by the coding sequence ATGCGGGCGGATCGCGTCGGCGTTGATCTCGACGATCTTCGGTTGCCGCTCAAGACGGCGATGGCCGCGGCATCGGAGCTGGATCTGCGCTCCGTGGAGTTTGCCACCGTCCGCGGTGAGCTTGCCCCGCGAAATCTGTCGAGTTCCGGGCGCCGGCATCTGGCCAAGCTGGCCCGCGACGTGGGATTGTCCATCGAAGCGCTGACCGCCGACCTGCCGGGGCTGCGATTTCACGATCCGGAGACCGTCGACGAGCGCATCACGCGCACCTGCGAGGTCATCGAGCTGGCCGCCGAAATGCGCGTGCCCGTGGTGACGGCGGTGGTAGGATCGCTTGGAAAAGGGGAAAGCCCGGGCGCGGAGGCGATGGTGCTCCAGGCGCTCCAGCAGGTGGGCGGCGTGGCCGATGCCCGCGGCGTGACCTTCGCGATTCGTCCGGCCCGCGACGGCGCGGACGAGGTCGCGACGCTCCTCAAGCGGCTGGGTTGTCCGTCCGTGCGCGTGGGACTCGACCCCGCTGCGCTGGTTATGCATGGCATGAACCCCTTGAAGATCATCGAGTGGGCGGCGCGGGACATTGCCCTGCTTCATGCGCGCGATGCGACGGCGGGGCGGGTGGACCGTCCCGGCCACGAATCGCCGCTGGGAGAAGGTGAGGTCGACTTGGCCGGCGTGATGGCCTGCCTGGCGGCGGCGGACTACGGTGGACCCATGATCATTCGGAGAACGCAGTCGGCCAACCCGAGAAACGACATCGCCCGGGCAAGCGCGATTGTTCGGGGACTCCTCCCGTCCGGTGCTTGA
- a CDS encoding 3-ketoacyl-ACP reductase has product MIKEKVALVTGGSRGIGRAICIELARAGYAVVINFHNDLGAAERTREQVEATGVPVDICQGDIAAKSHRDLIVAFAMERFGRIDLLVNNAGIAPKVRMDILETDEKSYDRILNVNLRAPYFMTQRVANEMINLIKDGSIQGGTIVNISSLRSYTAARNYGEYCISKAGLSMVTTLFAIRLAEFGINVYEVAPGIIETDMTSSDTTRAYYNSKLADGMAPINRWGKPEEVAAAVGAVARGSFPFSTGLVLHVDGGWHLREL; this is encoded by the coding sequence ATGATTAAAGAAAAAGTCGCGCTGGTTACGGGCGGATCACGAGGCATCGGGCGAGCGATATGCATCGAACTCGCTCGCGCCGGCTATGCCGTGGTGATCAATTTCCACAACGACCTCGGCGCGGCCGAGCGTACCCGCGAACAGGTCGAAGCCACCGGCGTGCCCGTGGACATCTGCCAGGGCGACATTGCCGCCAAGTCACACCGCGACCTTATCGTCGCGTTCGCCATGGAGCGCTTCGGACGCATCGACCTGCTGGTCAACAACGCGGGTATCGCTCCCAAAGTGCGCATGGACATTCTGGAGACGGACGAGAAGAGCTACGACCGCATCCTCAACGTGAACCTCCGCGCCCCGTATTTCATGACCCAGCGCGTGGCCAACGAGATGATCAACCTCATCAAGGACGGATCGATCCAGGGCGGTACAATCGTGAACATCTCATCACTCCGCTCCTACACCGCCGCCCGAAACTATGGAGAGTACTGCATCAGCAAGGCCGGCCTGAGCATGGTGACGACGCTGTTCGCCATCCGCCTGGCGGAGTTTGGCATCAATGTCTACGAAGTTGCCCCGGGGATCATCGAAACAGACATGACGTCGTCAGATACAACCCGTGCCTATTACAACAGCAAGCTCGCCGACGGCATGGCCCCCATCAATCGCTGGGGCAAGCCGGAGGAAGTCGCCGCGGCCGTGGGGGCGGTGGCTCGCGGGTCGTTTCCCTTCAGTACGGGTCTCGTGCTGCACGTCGACGGCGGCTGGCACCTGCGGGAACTCTGA